A segment of the Bdellovibrio bacteriovorus genome:
TGCTCGTCAGTTGGAAGCTGGTCGTATCGCTATCTCCCGTTCTGTTAAGCGTGGTGGTAAAATCTGGTGCCGTGTGTTCCCGAACATCCCGGTAACTAAAAAGCCTGCTGAAACTCGTATGGGTAGCGGTAAAGGTAACCCGGAACTATGGGTTGCTCGTGTTCTTCCTGGAAAAGTTCTTTTCGAAATGAACGGTGTGACTCGTGAGCAAGCTAAAGAAGCTTTCGAACGTGCAGCTCACAAACTTCCTTTCAAAACTCGTTTCTTGGTAAGGGAGTAGTTGTATGAAGTTTGTAGAGATCAAAGATCTTTCTGTAGCTGAATTGAAAAAGAAAAGAGCAGCTCTTTCTGAAGAGTTGTTCCAGGCGCGTATCAAGAATTCCATTGGGCAGCTTTCTAACCCAGTGCAAATCCGCGGTCTTCGCCGTGACATCGCTAAAATCAACACAGCGATTGTAAAAAAAGTGGCGAGATAGAGGTAGGACATGACTGAAACTAATTCTAGAGGACGTAAAATTGAAGTCGTAGGTGAAGTTATCAGTGACAAGATGGATAAAACCATCTCTGTCCTCATCTACCGCATGGTTAAACATGCCAAGTACGGTAAGTATGTTAAGAAGACATCTGTTTTCAAGGCTCATGACGAAAAGAACCAAGCTAAAGTTGGTGACATCGTTAAGATCCGTGAAACTCGTCCTCTGAGCAAAACTAAACGTTGGGCTTTGGCTGAAGTCGTAGAAACGGCAAAGGCGTAGGAGACTGTTATGATTCAAATGCAAACCAGACTGAATGTAGCAGACAACTCCGGCGCAAAAGAAGTTATGTGCGTTAAGGTTCTTGGTGGTTCTAAACGTCGTGTAGCATCCATCGGTGATGTTATCGTTGTTTCCATCAAAGAAGCTCTGCCAAATGCAAAAGTAAAAAAAGGTGACGTGGCGAAAG
Coding sequences within it:
- the rpsQ gene encoding 30S ribosomal protein S17 → MTETNSRGRKIEVVGEVISDKMDKTISVLIYRMVKHAKYGKYVKKTSVFKAHDEKNQAKVGDIVKIRETRPLSKTKRWALAEVVETAKA
- the rpmC gene encoding 50S ribosomal protein L29 — protein: MKFVEIKDLSVAELKKKRAALSEELFQARIKNSIGQLSNPVQIRGLRRDIAKINTAIVKKVAR
- the rplP gene encoding 50S ribosomal protein L16, translating into MLSPKRVKWRKQFVGRATGFAVRGANLDFGDYGLQAIEEGRLTARQLEAGRIAISRSVKRGGKIWCRVFPNIPVTKKPAETRMGSGKGNPELWVARVLPGKVLFEMNGVTREQAKEAFERAAHKLPFKTRFLVRE